From the Streptomyces nodosus genome, the window GATCTTCCGCTCCACCCCGCTGCTGGTGCAGCTGCTGTTCTGGTTCAACATCGGCGCCCTCTATCCGACGCTGGGCCTCGGCATCCCGTTCGGCCCCCAGTTCGTCTCCGTCAAGACGGTCGATCTGCTCGGCCCCACCGTGACCGCCGTCGTCGGTCTGACCCTGCACGAGGCCGCCTATGCCGCCGAGGTGGTGCGCGGCGGCATCCTCTCCGTGGACCCCGGGCAGACCGAGGCGGCCCAGGCACTCGGTCTGAGCAGACGCCGTACGCTGCGCCGGATCGTGATACCGCAGTCGATGCGCTCCATCGTGCCGACCGCGGGGAACATGCTGATCGGCACCCTGAAGGGGACCAGCATCGTCAGCGTGCTGGCGGTGCACGACCTGCTGTACTCGGTGCAGTTGGTCTACAACCAGACCTATCAGGTCATCCCGCTGCTGATGGTGGCCACCCTCTGGTACATCGCCATCACCACGGTCCTCGGCGCCGGGCAGTCCTATGTGGAGCGCCACTACGCCCGCGGCTCGGCCCATGCCCTGCCGCCCACTCCCCTGCAACGGCTGCGCGGCGATCTGGTCGTGCTTCGCGCCCGGCTGCGCACCGCGTCCGCCGCCGGGGCCCGGCCCTCGATCGGTGGTGACCGGTGAGCGCCGCCCGCTCCACCGCCGTCCTGGTCGTCGTCGGCGCGGGCCCCCGCGCCACCGGTCTGCTGGAGCGCATCGCCGCCAACGCCCCGGAACTGTGGGAGGGGGACCGTGAGTTGGTCATCCATCTGGTCGATCCGCACCCGCCGGGCCCGGGGCGGATCTGGCGGCGCGAGCAGTCCCCGCTGCTGCGGATGAACTCCATGGCCGAGGATGTCACCCTGTTCACCGACGAGTCCTCCACGATCGACGGCCCGGTCCGCCCGGGCCCCTCGCTGGCCGAGTGGGCGGCCCAGTTCGCCGGGCGGGGTGAGCGCTTCGCACCGTACGCCGAGCCCGCGGATCCCGAGGTGCTCGCCGAACTGCGCGTCCTCGGCGGAACCGAGTTCCCCACCCGGCGGGCCCAGAGCGCCTATCTGGACTGGGCGTTCCGCCGGGTGCTGGCCGAACTGCCGCCGTCCGTCACCGTGGAGTGGCACCGCACCACGGCCACCGCCGTCACCGGCCCCCCGGACGGCCCGCAGCGCGTGCGGCTGGCCGACGGCTCCGGCCCGCTGGACGCCGACCTGGTGGTGCTCGCCCAGGGGCACCTGGGCTCCGCACCGGACCCGTCGCACCGTGGCCACGCGGACTTCGCCCGCCGGCACGGCCGCTTCCATCTCCCTCCGGAGTTCTCCGCCGACGCCGATCTGTCGGCGCTGCGGCCCGGCGAACATGTCCTGGTGCGGGGCTTCGGGCTGGCCTTCATCGATCTGATGGCGCTGCTGACCGAGGGACGCGGGGGCACCTACCGCACCGGGCCCGACGGCACCCTCGACTACCTTCCGTCCGGTCGCGAGCCGGTGCTCCACATCGGATCGCGGCGCGGGGTTCCGTACCACGCCAAGACCCGCTACCGGCTCCGGGGCCCCCGGCCGCCGCTGCCGCGCCACTTCGGCCCCGCCGCGGTGGACGCCCTGCTGGCCGAGGGCCGGCCACTGGATCTGCGGCGCGATGTGTGGCCGTCGATGGCCAAGGAGATCGGCTTCGGCCACTACCACGAGCTTTTCCACGCCCACCCCGGGCGTACGACCATGCCCTGGGCCGGGTTCCTGGCCGCGTACGACCGCCTCGAGTGGTACTCCGACGATATGCGCGCCCTGGTCGGCGCCGCCGTGCCCGACCCGGCGGACCGGCTCGACCTCGAGGCTCTGGACCGCCCCCTGGAGGGCCTGTCGTTCACCTCGCCCGAGGTGTTTCAGGAACATCTGCGGAGCTATGTCGCCCGGGACGTCGCCCGCCGCGAGGACCCGCAGTTCAGCGCCGATCTCGGGGCGTTCCTCGCCCTGCTCTCCGTCTACGGCCGGCTGTCCCCTCTGGTCGCCTCCGGCCGGCTCACCGCACGCTCGGTCGCCGACGATCTCGACGGCTGGTGGAACGGCTACTTCAGCTTCCTCGCGTCCGGCCCGCCCGGCTTCCGGCTGCGTCAGCTGCAGGCCCTGTCCCGGGCCGGGACCGTGCGCTTCCTGGGGGCGGGCATCCGGATCGACACCGACGAGACCACCGGCACCTTCGTCGCCAGGAGCCGTACCCTGCCCGGCCGTTCCTTCCACGGCACGGCCCTGATCGAGGCATATCTGCCCGGCCCCTCTCTGGCCCGCACCGAGGACCCGCTGCTGCGTGGGCTGCTCCGGGAGGGCGCGGTCGCCGAGGAGGTCGTCGCGGACGCCACCCACACCCATCGCCCCGGCCTGCTGACCGTCTCCCCCACCGACGCCCACCTCGTCGACCCCACCCTCGGCGGCCCCCACCCCCGCCGTATCGCCCTCGGCGCCCCCACCAACACCCGGGCCGTCGGCGCCTTCGCCCGCCCCCGCACCGACGCCCCGGCCTTCCGCGAGAACGACGCGGTGGCCCGCGCCCTGCTGCGCGCCCTCGGCGCTCCCGGGGCCGGATCGGGGACACCACCGGTGGCCGTCAGGGCCCTCAAGGTGTGAACCCATGAACCCCGTTGAACAGACCGACCCTGACCAGGCACCCCTTCTTCCCTACTTTCCCTACCGAATTACTAGGAAAATCCTTGACGGCGCCCGGCGGGGATGCGGAGGATGATGCCCATGTCCCCCACACCACGGCTCATCGGCCGCCGGCAGGGCGGCTTCGGGCACCTCGTCGGCGCCGCCCGCCGACCTCTAAGGCACACCGCCCCGGCGCCGCGGCTCCGCGGCCGACCTCGAGGAGACCACTTCCATGGGCGTTGCCTCCGCGCCGTCCTGTCCCGCCCCGCCCTCCGATCCGTCCGGGCCCGGCCGAGCGCACTGGCTGCGGGTGGCCCGCGAGGCGGCGGACGATCTGGCCACGGACGCGGTGGCCAGGGAACAGTCCGGCAAGGCCCCGTTCGACGAGGTGTCCCGGCTGCGGGAGGCGGGGCTGCTGACCCTGCTGACCGCGGCCGGGTCCGGGGGCGGCGGCGCGGACTGGGCCACCGCCTGCGCGGTGGTCCGGGAGATCGCCGCGGCCGACGGCTCGATCGCTCGACTCCTCGGCTGTCATTACTTCGTGTCCTGGAGCGCCCGGTTCTTCTCCGGTCCGGCCCCCGCCGCGCGGCTCGAGCAGCGCTCCGCGGCTCAGCAGTGGTGCTGGGGCGGGGGTCTGGCCCACCAGGAACCGTCTCCGACGCTGGCCAGGACCGCCCGTGGCGCGGTACTCGACGGCCGGCAGAGCTATGCCACCGGAGTCCTGGTCGCCGACCGTCTCGCCGTGCGGGCGGTGCGGGCCGACACCGGCGAACCCCTCGCCGTCGTCGTCGACCCCGCACGGCGCGGGGTGAGCGTCCACGACGACGCCGACACCTTCGGTCAGCGGCTCGCGGCCGGCGGGAGCGTGGAGTTCGACGCCGTACGGGTCGGCGCCGACGACATCCTCGGTTCCCTCTCCGCGGACGAGGACCTTCTCTCGCCCCGGACCGCCCTGGCGTCTCCGGTCGGTCACCTGGTCTCCGTCCAGCTCCTCCTGGGCCTGGCGGAGGGGGTGCTCTCCGAAGCGCGTGAGTACCGCCGGGCGGACCGCGCCCCCTGGCACCCCGCCCGCCCGGCCGGCTCCGCCCAGGATCCCCAGCTGCTGGCCTGCTACGGAGAACTCGCCGTACTCACCCGCTCCGCATCCGCGCTCGCCGCTCAGGCGGTGGATGCCGTGAGCGGCGGGCTGGCGCGCGGCGAGGACCTCGGCTACGACGAGTGCGCGGACATCTCCGTGCTGGTGGCCATGGCCGAGGCGGCCGCCGCCAGGGCCGCTCAGGAGTCCAGCGCCCGCGCCCTGGGCATCATCGGCGTCCGCTCCGCCTCCGCCGGGCGGGGCCTCGACCGCTTCTGGCGCGACACCCGCACCCACACCCTGTACGAGCCCCTCGCCCATCGGCTGCGTGACGTCGGGGACTACTTCCTCAACGGAGCACACCCTCCGTTCGTCCTGCCCGCCTGAGGAATAATGGGCGCATGCGGATCTCGGCCAGGGCGGACTATGCGGTACGTGCCGCGCTGCAGCTCGCCGCGTCCGGGGACGACGAGCCGCTGAAGGCCGAGGCCATCGCCGAGGCCCAGGACATCCCGCACAAGTACCTCGAAGGCATCCTCAACGACATGCGGCGCGGCGGTCTGGTGCTCAGCCGGCGCGGCGGCAACGGCGGCTACCGTCTGGCCAGGCCCGCCGAGGCCATCAGCATCGCCGATGTCATCCGCGTCGTGGACGGACCGCTGGTCTCGGTGCGCGGGGTGCGTCCCCCGCAGCTGTCCTACAGCGGCCCCGCCGAGTCGCTGCTGCCCCTGTGGATCGCCCTGCGCTCCAATGTCCGCGAGATCCTGGAGGGCGTGTCGCTCGCCGATGTGGCCGCGGCCCGGCTGCCCGCCCATGTGTCCGCACTGACCGACGTACCGGGAGCGTGGGGGAATCCCTGACGTGCCGTCGGGGTGGGCGTCCGATCGGCCTTCGCCGGGAAAATCGTGCAGAACGACCCGGCGGCAGCGCCGTTAGACTCATTGACAAGCGGCCGTCAGCCTCCCACACACAGGAAGAACCAGCGGTGCCCAACACACTGCAGGACATAATCAAGAGCAAGCTGGAGGAGAAGGGATGGTCCTACAGCGATGTAGCGCGCCGCGGCGGTATCTCTCGCTCCACCGTTCACCATCTGGCGACATCGGCGCGGCTGGCGCAGATGCCTCAGCAGACCACACTGGAAGGCCTGGCAAGGGGTCTGGGCATACCGGTGGCACCTGTGCAGCGGGCTGCGGCGGAGGCCGCGGGTGTCAACATCTACTTCGAGAACGCGTCCGAGAGCACGGATCCCGAGGTGGAGATCCTGGTCGCCAGTGTGCACAAGCTCAGTCCGGCGGACCGTCGGCATGTGGCGGTGCTCGTCGAGTCCCTGCTGCGGGCCGGGGAGTCGTAGGGCGGATCCGGCTTCGCGGGTCGTGCGGGGCACGGAGCGGACGGGCGCTCAGAACCTCCCGGTTCCGGCGGCTCTGATCCAGTTGATCAGTCGCTGAACCGTCGCCCAGTCGAGTTCCGCCACCCTGACGATCGCTTGCATGTCGCGGGGGTCCATCGGTACGCATGCCGCGTCCAGGGCGCAGTACAGCAGCACCTGATGCGCCTGCGACGCCGTCAGAGTCCGTTCCGTGTCCATCTCGGCCCTGAATTCCTCGGCGATCGGCAGGGGTGGTGTGATGTCCATGTCTCCGTCATTGCGTCGGGTAACTGAACGGCGGCGAGGGGGCCGTGCGGCCTCCGGCCTGGGCGCGGACGTCCCGGCCTTCGTGTCTCATTCCCTGCGGACGGAGTCCTCGAGAATGTTCCGCAGGGTCTCCTCGAGTTCTTCCGGGTGCCGGCCGTCGTCACGGTCCCCGAGTTCACGGCGCACGTTCTCCCAGAACGCGTCGACTATGGTGTGCTCGTAGCGGTCGCCGACGGCGCCGACATCGGGCATACGTCTCAGGGTGTACGCCCGCTCGGTGAAGGAGCATCCGACGAGGTTCCCCCGCGCGGTGTCCGGGACCGGTTCCGCGGCGGCCTCCCGGGTGATGGCGTCGTCGAGTGCGCGGTCGACGAGCAGGGCGCTCACGGTGGGGCCCGTGCTCCAGCTCACCAGGCGCTGCGATGTCACATCGAGCACGACGGCGGCACACAGGGTGCTCTCCGGTGCCGCGCAGGAGAAGACGTCGATGATCCATCGCCGGCTGGGGACCCCGGCGACGGCGGCGGGCGCGCCGTCGCGGAGCGGTCCTGACCTGCCGCGGATACCGGTCCTGCTCATGAGGAGCTCCACCGTGCCATGGCTGACCTTGACGCCGTAGCGGCGGCCGAGTTCCTGCCGGATGCGGCGGTAGCCGAAGGTCGAACCGGAGGAGAGATAGATGTCCAGGATGATCCGGGTCAGCCAGGCGTGGCGCAACGACCGGGCCGACGGGGTACGGTCACGCCACGCGTAGTAGCCGGACTCCGAGACGCCGAGAAGCTTGATGATTCTTCGCGCCGGGGAGCCTCCTTCGGCCATCGCGGAGATCACTTCGTATCGCCTTTTGGGGGCACCACTTCTCTCATCAGGTTGATCACCTGCCGGCACACGGCGATCTCGCCCTCCAGCTTTTCGATACGGGCGTGTGCCTGCCTCAGCCTGGACTGAGAGATGCTGGTGCGGTGCCAGCGGTACACGGTCTGCTCAGGGAGCCCGAGGTCCTGGGCGACGTCTTTGACGGAGCGCCCCTGGGCCATGAGCTTCAGTGCGTGATGGCGTACCGCTGCGGGATGGGGGCTGCTCACCGGGGCTCACTTCCTGGCTGGGGTTGACGGGAGAGGTGCTGGTGTTCCGGTCCGGCGGAGTGTTCCGCCGCAGTGCTCAGGGCTGCGGTGGGAGTCCACAGCCCTGAGCGTCCTGGACGGGATGTCACCTGACGTGTCGGTGCATCGTCACGGTCGGCCGGAAGCCGGCCTCCCGGTCGCCGGCCCGGGGTGTGCGTGCCGCCTCTCGGTCGAGGATGGTCTTCACTTCACGGGCGAGCTGGTCGGCCCGTTGGGTGATCTCGGGGACCGGCAGGTGAGAGACCCTGAGGGCATTCACCTGGTGACTGATCGAGTTGAGTTCGCTGTGCGCCTGGCGGCTGAGGCGGATTCCCCGTGGCATGGCCACCACGAACTGATAGGCCGCGGACAGTGTCTGGCATGACGGGCAGTGCTCGTTGGCCGCCCGGCTGATGTTGGTGGCGTTGACGAGGCGGGCGTCTTTTCCTGCTGTGGTGACGATCTGGTAGGAGAGGGCGATCGAGCGGCAGGGGTCCTCGGCGGAGCAGCCCACCGACTCCGCCGTGGCCCGGTTGTTCGCCGTCACGGCGACGGCCGGGCCGTACTCGTGGACGCTGAAGGACTGGTCGAACTGTGTCACATGGATCCTGTCGGCGTGGCTGTGTGCCATGTCCACTGCGATGGCGATGGCGTGGGAGATACGGGACGAGCCGGGGCTGGCGTCTGCCGTTGTGGTGCCGGCGGCCAGGGCGAGTCCGGCGGTCGCGACGATGCCGAGACCGGCCGCCTTCCTGGTGGTCCTGGGAGTTCGCGGCTTGCGGTGGTTCATGGTTGTCTCCTGTGGGTGGGCCGGTGTGCGGCGTCGGAAGGATCACGGTCTGAGGGCGCCGCGGCCGAGGGCGAGTCGGAGGCCGTGGCCGTCTCCTGGGGTGGGGGAGAGAAGGACACCGAGGCGGTCGGGCTCTCGGGAAGGCGGGTGGGCGGGGCGGTGGGAGCGCTTGCGGAGGGAGGGCCGGTCGGTGCCGTGGCGACGGTGGGCGAGCCGGCGGAAGCCGCGGGGGAGGTTGCCGGGGCTGCGGGCGGGATCACCCGGGAGGTGGAGCGGCCGGTCCCGGGGGACGGGGTGCTGTTGCCCGGGGCGGATCGTCTGCTCTGCGGCGGAGTGCTGACCGGGTGTCGGGTCCGGGACCCGGTGGGGGCGGGGTGCGGGGCCCGGGTGGTGGGCACGCCGGGCTGGAGGACGGGAGTGACGGGTGACGCCTCGGGAAGGGGCTTGGGGGTGAGTCCCTGTACCCAGGCGAACCCGAGGACGGCGCAGCCCGCGGCGGTCGCGGCGGCCAGGGCGAGACGCATCGCGGGCTTCCCCGCTGTCGCCTTCATCGTGGCGCGCAGCAGGCGGCTCCCCAGCCGGCCCGCGAGATAGATGCCTCCTGCCATCGGGCACAGCAGCATGAGCATGCCGATGACACCGACCAGCCCGGCAGCCACATGCCCCTCGGCGAACGCCGAGTACGTTCCGGAGTACTGGACCGAGAGGCTGCGCAGCGCGGTGGTGAGCAGACGTGGCAGGTTCCACAGGGCGTAGGCCCCCTCCGCCAGCAGCAGGGGGATCATGGTCAGGATCCACACCGTGACGGTGATCCGGGCCGAGCGCTTGAGGCCGTCCGCACCGCCGGCGGTGCGCTTCCGTCCGGGCAGCATGCTCAGCAGGATGGGCCTGACCTTGCTGTACAGGTCGGGGACACCCGCCAGGTCGCCCAGGATGTAGTAGCCGTCCAGGCGCACCGCCGGCATCAGCTGTTCGAGGACCTCGAAGTGTGCGAGGTAGACCGCGGCGAGAAAGAAGGACTGGCCGGTGAGGAGGTAGCCCCCGGTGAGGGCCAGCATGAAGATGACGTTGAAGTACACGCCTCCCAGTCCGGTGCGCAGGCGGCCGGTCCGCCCGATCCGGTACACATCGGTGACGTCCGTGTACATGGAGGGCCAGATCAGGAAGATGCCGCATCCGATCTTTCCGGGTACGGCGCCGCTGTAGCGGCAGGCCGACGCGTGCCCGAATTCATGGAAGACGAGGGAGGCGACGGTGAGTACGAAGACGATGAGCATCCACAGCGGCTGTTGGAGGACCTGCAGCACGGATGTCATGGCTCCGTGGACGCCGAAGAGCCAGACGTCCATGACGGCGGTGCCGGCGAGGACCAGCGCCACGACGGGCGGCCGGTGCAGCCAGGCGAGCGCGGCGGCGATCCGGGCCACCTGCGCCTCGTTGAAGATCACTTTGTGGCCCCGCAGGGCGAGGAGCAGATCCGTGCGGGGGGTGGAGAGTTCTCCGGGGTGGTCACCGAAGGGGAGGGTGATACCGAGGGGCGTGAGTCTGTGCTCCACCAGGTGCACGACGTTCTCCGTGCTGACCTCGGCCCCGTAGCGCCCGCTCACCCGATGGGAGATCGTCTCGGCGTCACGTACGCCGTCGACGGAACTCACCACGAGGTAGAGCAGCCGGGACAGTTGGATGACCTGCCCGTCGCCTCGCCGGACGAGGTACTTGCGCTCGGTGAAACCCGACCCCTGGTATTCGCCGAGGGTCTGCAGGCCGCTGCTCAGCCGGGGAACGGGCCCGGCACCGGGCTTGGTGAGGAAGCTGTCGGGGGCCATGGTGTGAGCCGGGTACGCGGACGGGTCCGGGGCACCGCCGGCGGACGTCTGCGGAGGAGGCCCCTCCCAGGGGGGCGGGAGCCGAGCGTTCAGCGTTCTGAAGCTGTTTCGTTCTTCGGACGCTGTCATTCTCTTCTCCAAGGCGCGTCTCGCGTTGTTGTGAAGGTGCGCGTTCCCGGCGGCCGTTGAGTGTTGCCGTTCGATCCCGGGGGCCGCCCGGCGCGGTCACGGGACAGGGCGCACGACGGGGGCTGCCAGGCCTCCCGTCAGGACGGACGGCCGTACGCCGCATCACCACGAAGCGGGAGCGGACGTGCCGCGGGGGCCCGGCGGAGACAGGGAGCAGGGCCAGGTCCGCCGACCTGACCCTGCGGCGCCTGCGTGTTACTGCTGAACGCTGATGGCCTGGGAGGCCTCGGACTGGGCGACAGCGTACGGCGAGCACTGGTTGAGCGCGGCCGACTCATTGTGGGCGTCCACGTGGGCGGTCTTCTTGGTGATGTTGCTCATCTTGGTGAAGTTGAACGAGAACTTCCCCAGCGCCTCGCGCCCGGGCAGCAGTTCCGCGGTCTCGGCCTCGAGCTGGTCCATGTTCATGGGAACACCTTTCATT encodes:
- a CDS encoding acyl-CoA dehydrogenase family protein — its product is MGVASAPSCPAPPSDPSGPGRAHWLRVAREAADDLATDAVAREQSGKAPFDEVSRLREAGLLTLLTAAGSGGGGADWATACAVVREIAAADGSIARLLGCHYFVSWSARFFSGPAPAARLEQRSAAQQWCWGGGLAHQEPSPTLARTARGAVLDGRQSYATGVLVADRLAVRAVRADTGEPLAVVVDPARRGVSVHDDADTFGQRLAAGGSVEFDAVRVGADDILGSLSADEDLLSPRTALASPVGHLVSVQLLLGLAEGVLSEAREYRRADRAPWHPARPAGSAQDPQLLACYGELAVLTRSASALAAQAVDAVSGGLARGEDLGYDECADISVLVAMAEAAAARAAQESSARALGIIGVRSASAGRGLDRFWRDTRTHTLYEPLAHRLRDVGDYFLNGAHPPFVLPA
- a CDS encoding IS3 family transposase; its protein translation is MISAMAEGGSPARRIIKLLGVSESGYYAWRDRTPSARSLRHAWLTRIILDIYLSSGSTFGYRRIRQELGRRYGVKVSHGTVELLMSRTGIRGRSGPLRDGAPAAVAGVPSRRWIIDVFSCAAPESTLCAAVVLDVTSQRLVSWSTGPTVSALLVDRALDDAITREAAAEPVPDTARGNLVGCSFTERAYTLRRMPDVGAVGDRYEHTIVDAFWENVRRELGDRDDGRHPEELEETLRNILEDSVRRE
- a CDS encoding RrF2 family transcriptional regulator codes for the protein MRISARADYAVRAALQLAASGDDEPLKAEAIAEAQDIPHKYLEGILNDMRRGGLVLSRRGGNGGYRLARPAEAISIADVIRVVDGPLVSVRGVRPPQLSYSGPAESLLPLWIALRSNVREILEGVSLADVAAARLPAHVSALTDVPGAWGNP
- a CDS encoding helix-turn-helix domain-containing protein translates to MSSPHPAAVRHHALKLMAQGRSVKDVAQDLGLPEQTVYRWHRTSISQSRLRQAHARIEKLEGEIAVCRQVINLMREVVPPKGDTK
- a CDS encoding amino acid ABC transporter permease gives rise to the protein MVTPSEVTLPDAGAPGAVKHSPGSRDLPRIVPRRRPGRRLAAAVALLCLAMVVDSVARNQAFQWDVVSRYFTTSAVLEGLLLTLWLTCAVMVLGFLLGTLLAVMRLSANPVLRALSWGYVWIFRSTPLLVQLLFWFNIGALYPTLGLGIPFGPQFVSVKTVDLLGPTVTAVVGLTLHEAAYAAEVVRGGILSVDPGQTEAAQALGLSRRRTLRRIVIPQSMRSIVPTAGNMLIGTLKGTSIVSVLAVHDLLYSVQLVYNQTYQVIPLLMVATLWYIAITTVLGAGQSYVERHYARGSAHALPPTPLQRLRGDLVVLRARLRTASAAGARPSIGGDR
- a CDS encoding zinc metalloprotease; the encoded protein is MAPDSFLTKPGAGPVPRLSSGLQTLGEYQGSGFTERKYLVRRGDGQVIQLSRLLYLVVSSVDGVRDAETISHRVSGRYGAEVSTENVVHLVEHRLTPLGITLPFGDHPGELSTPRTDLLLALRGHKVIFNEAQVARIAAALAWLHRPPVVALVLAGTAVMDVWLFGVHGAMTSVLQVLQQPLWMLIVFVLTVASLVFHEFGHASACRYSGAVPGKIGCGIFLIWPSMYTDVTDVYRIGRTGRLRTGLGGVYFNVIFMLALTGGYLLTGQSFFLAAVYLAHFEVLEQLMPAVRLDGYYILGDLAGVPDLYSKVRPILLSMLPGRKRTAGGADGLKRSARITVTVWILTMIPLLLAEGAYALWNLPRLLTTALRSLSVQYSGTYSAFAEGHVAAGLVGVIGMLMLLCPMAGGIYLAGRLGSRLLRATMKATAGKPAMRLALAAATAAGCAVLGFAWVQGLTPKPLPEASPVTPVLQPGVPTTRAPHPAPTGSRTRHPVSTPPQSRRSAPGNSTPSPGTGRSTSRVIPPAAPATSPAASAGSPTVATAPTGPPSASAPTAPPTRLPESPTASVSFSPPPQETATASDSPSAAAPSDRDPSDAAHRPTHRRQP
- a CDS encoding FAD/NAD(P)-binding protein; its protein translation is MSAARSTAVLVVVGAGPRATGLLERIAANAPELWEGDRELVIHLVDPHPPGPGRIWRREQSPLLRMNSMAEDVTLFTDESSTIDGPVRPGPSLAEWAAQFAGRGERFAPYAEPADPEVLAELRVLGGTEFPTRRAQSAYLDWAFRRVLAELPPSVTVEWHRTTATAVTGPPDGPQRVRLADGSGPLDADLVVLAQGHLGSAPDPSHRGHADFARRHGRFHLPPEFSADADLSALRPGEHVLVRGFGLAFIDLMALLTEGRGGTYRTGPDGTLDYLPSGREPVLHIGSRRGVPYHAKTRYRLRGPRPPLPRHFGPAAVDALLAEGRPLDLRRDVWPSMAKEIGFGHYHELFHAHPGRTTMPWAGFLAAYDRLEWYSDDMRALVGAAVPDPADRLDLEALDRPLEGLSFTSPEVFQEHLRSYVARDVARREDPQFSADLGAFLALLSVYGRLSPLVASGRLTARSVADDLDGWWNGYFSFLASGPPGFRLRQLQALSRAGTVRFLGAGIRIDTDETTGTFVARSRTLPGRSFHGTALIEAYLPGPSLARTEDPLLRGLLREGAVAEEVVADATHTHRPGLLTVSPTDAHLVDPTLGGPHPRRIALGAPTNTRAVGAFARPRTDAPAFRENDAVARALLRALGAPGAGSGTPPVAVRALKV
- a CDS encoding helix-turn-helix domain-containing protein, coding for MPNTLQDIIKSKLEEKGWSYSDVARRGGISRSTVHHLATSARLAQMPQQTTLEGLARGLGIPVAPVQRAAAEAAGVNIYFENASESTDPEVEILVASVHKLSPADRRHVAVLVESLLRAGES